The Sphingomonas sanxanigenens DSM 19645 = NX02 genome includes a region encoding these proteins:
- a CDS encoding uracil-DNA glycosylase, whose amino-acid sequence MMAWWHEAGVDLLVDDAPRNWLQPPRVATARGSSPTVEATATPVARQAPRPAPVPAAPVRPDLPDTLDALQAWIASDPAAPEARWGTPRIAPAGDPASGVMIVTDLPDEDDASEGRLLGGAAGRLFDRMLAAIGRDRASIYLGSLASARPVGGRIDSAHQDKLAHILGRHIQMARPKRLLLLGDAPNRALLGMGFLAARGSLRIINHGGIRIEAVASFHPRQLLKQPALKGEAWRDLLLLNGGPGQ is encoded by the coding sequence ATGATGGCCTGGTGGCATGAGGCCGGCGTCGACCTTCTGGTCGACGACGCGCCGCGCAACTGGCTGCAGCCGCCGCGCGTCGCGACCGCGCGTGGTTCGTCCCCGACCGTCGAAGCCACGGCAACGCCGGTCGCACGGCAGGCGCCGCGACCGGCCCCTGTCCCGGCCGCGCCGGTCCGACCCGACCTGCCGGATACGCTCGACGCGCTTCAGGCATGGATTGCGAGCGACCCGGCTGCGCCCGAAGCGCGCTGGGGCACCCCCCGGATCGCCCCTGCCGGCGATCCCGCGAGCGGCGTGATGATCGTTACCGACCTGCCCGACGAAGACGACGCTTCGGAAGGCCGGCTGCTCGGCGGCGCCGCCGGCCGGCTGTTCGATCGCATGCTGGCGGCAATCGGCCGCGATCGCGCGTCGATCTATCTCGGCTCGCTCGCCAGCGCACGCCCGGTGGGCGGCCGGATCGACAGCGCCCATCAGGACAAGCTGGCGCATATCCTGGGCCGGCACATCCAGATGGCGCGCCCCAAACGCCTGCTTCTGCTCGGCGATGCGCCGAACCGTGCACTTCTCGGCATGGGCTTCCTTGCAGCACGCGGCAGTTTACGTATCATTAACCATGGCGGCATCAGGATTGAGGCCGTTGCCAGTTTCCACCCGCGCCAGCTGCTCAAGCAGCCGGCACTCAAGGGAGAAGCCTGGCGCGATCTGCTGCTGCTCAACGGGGGACCCGGCCAGTGA
- a CDS encoding electron transfer flavoprotein-ubiquinone oxidoreductase: protein MRERESMPYDVVIVGGGPAGLAAAIRLKQLAAERSAEISVCVLEKGSEIGAHILSGAVVDPRALDELLPEWRTMGCPMADVPVTENHHWVLTGSGKHEMPHAMMPPFMNNKGTYTGSLGNLCRWLAEQAEGLGVEIFPGFAAAEVLFNEDGSVKGVATGDMGVARDGTHKPDYQPGLELHARYTFFAEGVRGHLTKELKRIFDLEADCQPQVYGIGLKELWDIDPAKHVPGRVIHTQGWPLDDAWGGGFLYHQANGQVALGFVVALSYKNPHLSPFQEFQRWKTHPAIRAILEGGKRVSYGARAINEGGWQSVPRLVFPGGALIGCSAGFVNVPRIKGSHTAMKSGMLAAEAAFDAIAAERAADELTAYPETLNASWIATELKMVRNVEPAVSKFGGTVGTLVAGTDMWMRYLKIGLPFTFRHKPDHEKLWQANQCPKIDYPKPDGVFSFDRLSSVFLSNTNHEEDQPVHLTLKDPDIPIQHNLPLYDEPAQRYCPAGVYEVVGLEEGNPRFQINAQNCVHCKTCDIKDPTQNINWVVPEGGGGPNYPNM from the coding sequence ATGAGAGAGCGCGAATCGATGCCTTATGACGTGGTGATCGTCGGCGGTGGCCCCGCCGGCCTCGCCGCTGCGATCCGCCTGAAGCAGCTTGCCGCCGAGCGGTCGGCCGAAATTTCGGTGTGCGTGCTGGAAAAAGGCTCCGAGATCGGCGCCCACATCCTTTCGGGTGCGGTGGTCGATCCGCGCGCGCTGGATGAACTGCTGCCCGAATGGCGCACGATGGGTTGCCCCATGGCCGACGTGCCGGTGACCGAAAATCATCACTGGGTGCTGACCGGCAGTGGCAAGCACGAGATGCCGCACGCGATGATGCCGCCCTTCATGAACAACAAGGGAACCTACACCGGCTCGCTCGGCAATCTCTGCCGCTGGCTGGCGGAGCAGGCCGAGGGGCTCGGCGTTGAAATCTTCCCCGGCTTCGCCGCCGCCGAGGTGCTGTTCAACGAGGATGGTTCGGTGAAGGGCGTTGCCACCGGCGACATGGGCGTCGCGCGCGACGGCACGCACAAGCCGGACTATCAGCCGGGGCTCGAACTCCACGCCAGATACACCTTCTTCGCGGAAGGCGTGCGTGGCCACCTCACGAAGGAATTGAAGCGCATCTTCGATCTGGAGGCGGACTGCCAGCCGCAGGTCTATGGCATCGGCCTGAAGGAATTGTGGGACATCGATCCGGCGAAACATGTGCCGGGCCGCGTGATCCACACCCAGGGCTGGCCGCTCGACGATGCGTGGGGCGGCGGCTTCCTCTATCATCAGGCCAATGGCCAGGTGGCGCTCGGCTTCGTCGTCGCGCTCAGCTACAAGAATCCGCACCTGTCGCCGTTCCAGGAATTCCAGCGCTGGAAGACGCACCCGGCGATCCGCGCCATCCTGGAGGGCGGCAAGCGCGTCTCCTATGGCGCACGCGCGATCAACGAGGGTGGCTGGCAGTCGGTGCCCAGGCTGGTCTTTCCCGGCGGCGCGCTGATCGGCTGCTCGGCGGGATTCGTCAACGTGCCGCGCATCAAGGGCAGCCATACCGCGATGAAGTCCGGCATGCTCGCCGCCGAGGCCGCGTTCGACGCGATCGCGGCGGAGCGTGCGGCGGACGAACTCACCGCCTATCCGGAGACGCTCAATGCGAGCTGGATCGCGACCGAGCTCAAGATGGTGCGCAATGTCGAGCCCGCAGTCTCCAAGTTCGGCGGTACCGTCGGCACGCTGGTGGCCGGTACCGACATGTGGATGCGGTACCTGAAGATCGGGCTTCCTTTCACCTTCAGGCACAAGCCGGACCATGAAAAATTGTGGCAGGCGAACCAGTGCCCGAAGATCGATTATCCCAAGCCCGACGGTGTTTTCAGCTTCGATCGCCTCTCCTCGGTGTTCCTGTCGAACACCAATCACGAGGAGGATCAGCCGGTCCATCTGACGCTGAAGGATCCGGATATCCCGATCCAGCACAATCTGCCGCTTTATGACGAGCCGGCACAGCGCTACTGTCCTGCCGGCGTCTATGAGGTGGTCGGTCTGGAAGAGGGAAACCCGCGCTTCCAGATCAATGCGCAGAATTGCGTCCACTGCAAGACGTGCGACATCAAGGATCCGACCCAGAACATCAACTGGGTCGTGCCCGAGGGCGGCGGAGGACCGAACTATCCGAACATGTAA
- a CDS encoding tetratricopeptide repeat protein, whose protein sequence is MSLSPLGSYVRARAADAGGNAAEAASGYAAALDATPDDAVLALRALRQAMAAGDEALALRAAGVLDRAGVLPSDARMVLLTRAVRVEDWADAGRQIARIEKEGAFDFLVPVIRAWIAFGSGTGDPVAILDTGKGGALAGAYAAEHRALLLAAQGDIDDSVAAVRATALLGGGSSRNTTLRVAVAARLAASGKTDKALSLLDGGDAVFVAARARIAAGRPLAGTIDDPAEGISALLAKLSADISRERLPMLAISLARNALVLAPDSSAAKLAMSEALASGDNVDEALAVLDRIPDDDILASLALNQRVALLLRNGDRTAALAAAEAAATAPGATVNDWSRLGDVRGQAGAFDGAAEAYARAIAMVQAGGGTAPWTLWLLRGSALERAGRWNEARPELEKAAALAPENAMVLNHLGYAQLERGENVDAAMKLVARASALRPEDAAITDSLGWAYYLRGDIPRAIETLERAVKGEPSESAINEHLGDAYWAVGRRYEARYAWRSALVFAEGDAVDRLRGKIDRGMPAKRTR, encoded by the coding sequence GTGAGCCTGTCGCCGCTTGGCAGCTATGTCCGTGCGCGCGCCGCCGATGCCGGCGGCAATGCCGCGGAAGCGGCCTCCGGCTATGCCGCGGCGCTCGATGCCACGCCCGATGATGCGGTGCTGGCGCTGCGCGCGCTGCGGCAGGCGATGGCTGCCGGAGACGAGGCGCTGGCGCTGCGCGCGGCCGGCGTGCTGGACCGCGCCGGCGTGCTGCCCAGCGACGCGCGCATGGTGCTCCTGACCCGTGCCGTGCGCGTAGAGGACTGGGCCGATGCGGGCCGGCAGATCGCGCGCATCGAGAAGGAAGGCGCGTTCGACTTCCTCGTGCCCGTCATCCGCGCCTGGATCGCGTTCGGCTCCGGCACCGGCGATCCCGTCGCGATCCTCGACACCGGCAAGGGCGGCGCGCTCGCCGGCGCCTACGCCGCAGAGCACCGGGCGCTGCTGCTCGCTGCGCAGGGCGACATCGACGACAGCGTCGCCGCGGTGCGCGCAACGGCGCTTCTCGGCGGTGGCAGCAGCCGCAATACGACGCTGCGGGTCGCCGTCGCCGCCCGGCTGGCCGCTTCGGGCAAGACGGACAAGGCGCTGTCGCTGCTCGATGGCGGCGATGCTGTCTTTGTCGCCGCGCGCGCGCGCATCGCCGCCGGTCGGCCGCTCGCAGGAACGATCGACGATCCCGCCGAAGGCATCTCCGCGCTGCTCGCCAAGCTGTCCGCCGACATCTCGCGCGAGCGCCTGCCGATGCTGGCGATCTCGCTGGCGCGCAACGCGCTGGTCCTCGCGCCGGACAGCAGCGCCGCCAAGCTGGCGATGAGCGAAGCGCTTGCCAGCGGCGACAATGTCGATGAAGCGCTCGCGGTACTCGATCGCATACCCGACGACGATATTCTTGCCTCTTTGGCCTTGAACCAGCGTGTTGCGCTGTTGCTGCGCAACGGGGATCGCACGGCCGCGCTCGCTGCGGCCGAGGCCGCCGCGACGGCGCCGGGGGCGACGGTCAACGACTGGAGCCGGCTGGGGGATGTGCGCGGGCAGGCAGGGGCGTTCGACGGCGCGGCGGAGGCCTATGCCCGCGCGATCGCGATGGTGCAGGCCGGTGGCGGCACCGCGCCATGGACCTTGTGGCTGTTGCGTGGATCGGCGCTGGAGCGGGCAGGGCGGTGGAACGAGGCCCGCCCCGAACTCGAGAAGGCCGCCGCACTGGCGCCCGAAAATGCGATGGTTCTCAACCATCTCGGTTATGCGCAGCTCGAGCGCGGCGAGAATGTCGATGCCGCGATGAAGCTGGTCGCGCGGGCCAGCGCGCTCCGGCCCGAGGACGCCGCGATCACCGACTCGCTTGGCTGGGCCTATTATCTGCGGGGCGACATACCCCGTGCGATCGAGACGCTCGAACGCGCGGTGAAAGGCGAACCGTCCGAATCGGCGATCAACGAGCATCTCGGCGATGCCTATTGGGCGGTCGGGCGGCGTTATGAGGCGCGCTACGCCTGGCGCTCGGCGCTGGTGTTCGCCGAGGGTGATGCGGTCGATCGTCTTCGCGGAAAGATCGACCGCGGCATGCCGGCAAAGCGCACACGCTGA
- a CDS encoding 4-(cytidine 5'-diphospho)-2-C-methyl-D-erythritol kinase, with product MAELLHEVARAKINLALHVRARMPDGYHALETLFAFAEDGDRLTLAPEAPLSLVIGGRFGAGLSADDDNLILRAARSFAAAFGTPERGAFALDKKLPIAAGIGGGSADAAAALRLMARAHGIVPEDARLPALAASLGADVPACLDGRMTRGEGRGDALVRVAPGRLQAMPLLLVNPGVACPTGPVFKAWDGVDRGALDYGDPLDAALAGRNDLEPPARHLVPEVSIAIEALAAQPGVRLARMSGSGATAFALFDEAAARDAAAAAIAAAHPAWWQMASRIA from the coding sequence ATGGCGGAATTGCTGCATGAAGTCGCGCGCGCGAAGATCAATCTCGCGCTCCACGTCCGGGCGCGAATGCCCGATGGCTACCACGCCCTGGAAACGCTGTTCGCCTTCGCCGAGGATGGCGACAGGCTGACGCTGGCGCCGGAAGCGCCGCTGTCGCTCGTGATCGGCGGGCGCTTCGGCGCCGGACTGTCCGCGGACGATGACAATCTCATCCTTCGCGCGGCGCGCAGCTTCGCCGCCGCCTTCGGCACACCGGAACGCGGCGCATTCGCGCTCGACAAGAAGCTGCCGATCGCGGCCGGGATCGGCGGCGGATCGGCGGATGCGGCGGCGGCGCTGCGGCTGATGGCGCGTGCGCACGGTATCGTACCGGAGGATGCGCGACTGCCTGCGCTCGCGGCAAGCCTCGGCGCGGACGTGCCCGCCTGCCTCGACGGGCGAATGACGCGTGGCGAGGGGCGGGGGGATGCGCTGGTGCGGGTGGCGCCGGGCAGGTTGCAGGCCATGCCGCTGCTGCTCGTCAATCCGGGCGTCGCTTGCCCCACCGGACCGGTGTTCAAGGCATGGGACGGCGTGGATCGCGGCGCGTTGGACTATGGCGACCCGCTCGACGCGGCGCTGGCGGGTCGCAATGATCTCGAACCGCCGGCGCGACACCTCGTGCCCGAAGTCTCGATCGCGATCGAGGCATTGGCGGCGCAACCGGGTGTCCGGCTCGCGCGCATGTCGGGTTCGGGCGCGACGGCTTTCGCACTGTTCGATGAAGCGGCCGCGCGCGACGCCGCTGCCGCGGCGATCGCCGCAGCGCATCCCGCATGGTGGCAGATGGCCTCGCGGATCGCCTGA
- a CDS encoding DUF4112 domain-containing protein, with protein sequence MAVSPREFNRFADALPLGRDPAAVRQRIEAMEMLLERLVVIPGLNRPVGLDAIVGLIPVVGDILTTAMGAWIVWEARNLGMSKFQLTRMAGNVGLDAVLGAVPLVGDLFDFVYRSNSKNLRIIKKHLDKHHPATATITMPN encoded by the coding sequence ATGGCTGTTTCGCCGCGTGAGTTCAATCGTTTCGCCGATGCGCTGCCGCTCGGCCGCGATCCCGCAGCGGTGCGCCAGCGGATCGAGGCGATGGAGATGTTGCTCGAGCGGCTGGTCGTGATCCCCGGGCTCAATCGCCCGGTCGGTCTCGACGCGATCGTCGGGCTGATCCCCGTGGTGGGCGACATATTGACCACGGCGATGGGCGCATGGATCGTCTGGGAAGCCCGCAACCTCGGCATGTCGAAATTCCAGCTCACGCGGATGGCCGGCAATGTCGGCCTCGACGCCGTGCTCGGCGCCGTGCCGCTGGTGGGGGACCTGTTCGACTTCGTCTATCGGTCGAACAGCAAGAACCTGCGCATCATCAAGAAACATCTCGACAAGCATCATCCCGCGACGGCGACGATCACCATGCCGAACTGA